Proteins encoded by one window of Candidatus Sumerlaea chitinivorans:
- a CDS encoding Biotin-protein ligase, whose translation MYVHDSKIAGILLENSGSEHEWFLVGIGVNVNQTRDELPSPAECQATSLFCETQRQFERPRVLRAILEKLSRWWELGDIAPLTRRMNELCYTIGRLVKIVLPETEIMGVALGIAPGGALLVRDSAGRTREVYAGDIRELRFIEPKP comes from the coding sequence GTGTACGTGCACGACAGTAAGATTGCGGGTATCTTGCTCGAGAATTCTGGCAGCGAACATGAATGGTTTCTTGTAGGAATTGGCGTGAACGTAAATCAGACTCGCGACGAGCTGCCGTCCCCAGCCGAATGCCAAGCAACGTCACTTTTTTGTGAGACCCAGCGGCAGTTTGAGCGGCCCCGCGTACTTCGGGCCATTCTCGAAAAGCTGAGTCGGTGGTGGGAATTAGGAGATATTGCCCCCCTCACCCGACGGATGAATGAGTTGTGCTACACCATTGGGCGACTGGTGAAGATTGTCCTCCCAGAGACCGAAATTATGGGAGTCGCTTTAGGAATTGCTCCCGGCGGGGCACTTCTGGTACGGGATTCAGCGGGACGCACCCGCGAAGTGTATGCGGGTGATATCCGGGAACTGCGCTTTATAGAGCCAAAGCCATAG
- a CDS encoding Lipid A export ATP-binding/permease protein MsbA, whose translation MLASSYIEQDHSSELADHRLTIRLLRFVRPYWKLIVLSSAVSLAMAVLQLVGPYLVKLTIDNYIAAGDVLGIAQMSALYLLTVVVGFFLEYWQGWLIAFVGQEGMRRLRHELFAHLQKLDLAFFDRNPVGRLLTRVTSDVQALNELFSQGVMTVAGDIFLLIAIVVLMLKTSHILTLLVFTTAPLVLIAGHLFSTHVRAGYSEVRAKLSQLNAFVQESLGGIRTVQTYNRQKAMGEKFAAINEELRRAHMRTVFAHAIFLPAIELIAAIALALILWRGGIGSLDGSITLGTVYLFIQYTQRFFQPIKDLSDKFNIYQTAMAAAERIFKLLDTQPRIVSPPNAIKVSRMERSITFENVWFAYQGEEWVLRDVSFEVRRGETVAIVGPTGSGKSTILNLLARFYDVQRGAIRIDGTDIRKMDLHSLRSLLAIVLQDVFLFSGDIASNIRLGRDSISMEKVRESARYVNAALFIEKFPENYRHEVRERGATLSVGQKQLLAFARALAFDPQILLLDEATASIDTETELIIQDALQKLLHGRTSIVVAHRLSTIRHADKIIVLHHGKVREVGTHTELLSRNGLYRRLYELQFRDGAQGGQDTSEKSSAPLIAST comes from the coding sequence ATGTTGGCTTCATCTTACATCGAACAGGACCACAGCTCTGAGTTAGCGGATCATCGGCTCACGATTCGCTTACTGAGGTTTGTTCGACCCTACTGGAAACTGATCGTACTCTCGAGCGCGGTCTCGTTAGCAATGGCGGTGCTTCAGCTCGTGGGCCCGTACCTTGTCAAGCTTACGATCGACAATTACATTGCGGCGGGTGATGTCCTGGGGATTGCGCAAATGAGCGCGCTTTATCTTCTCACCGTCGTTGTCGGTTTCTTTCTCGAGTACTGGCAGGGATGGCTCATCGCATTTGTGGGCCAAGAAGGAATGCGTCGCCTGCGTCATGAGCTTTTTGCTCACCTGCAGAAGCTTGACCTCGCATTTTTTGATCGCAATCCAGTGGGACGCCTTCTCACGCGCGTCACGAGTGATGTGCAAGCCCTCAACGAACTTTTCAGCCAAGGCGTGATGACAGTCGCAGGGGACATCTTTTTGTTGATTGCCATTGTCGTGCTTATGCTCAAGACAAGCCACATCCTGACACTTCTCGTGTTTACGACTGCTCCCCTTGTGCTTATTGCCGGTCATTTGTTTAGCACGCATGTGCGTGCGGGCTACAGTGAGGTGCGCGCAAAACTTTCCCAGCTCAATGCGTTTGTTCAGGAATCTCTCGGAGGGATAAGAACCGTTCAAACTTACAACCGCCAGAAAGCGATGGGGGAGAAGTTCGCGGCGATTAATGAGGAATTGCGCCGGGCGCACATGCGCACAGTTTTCGCGCATGCAATCTTCCTCCCAGCAATCGAATTAATTGCCGCAATCGCACTTGCGCTCATTCTTTGGCGGGGCGGGATCGGATCGCTTGACGGCTCGATCACTTTGGGGACGGTCTACCTATTCATCCAATACACGCAGCGCTTTTTCCAGCCCATCAAGGATCTGAGCGATAAATTTAACATTTACCAAACCGCCATGGCTGCTGCCGAGCGAATTTTCAAACTGCTCGACACTCAGCCACGGATTGTTTCGCCACCGAACGCGATCAAAGTCTCTCGCATGGAACGCTCCATAACTTTCGAAAATGTCTGGTTTGCTTACCAAGGCGAGGAGTGGGTCCTACGCGATGTCAGTTTCGAAGTTCGCCGTGGCGAGACCGTCGCAATCGTAGGTCCGACGGGAAGTGGCAAAAGCACGATTTTGAATCTGCTCGCGCGTTTCTACGATGTGCAACGGGGGGCGATTCGTATCGATGGCACAGATATTCGGAAGATGGACTTGCACTCTCTTCGAAGCCTGCTCGCGATTGTTCTTCAAGACGTCTTCCTATTTAGCGGAGATATTGCGTCAAATATCCGATTGGGAAGGGACAGCATTTCGATGGAGAAAGTTCGTGAAAGTGCACGGTACGTAAACGCTGCACTCTTCATCGAGAAATTCCCGGAGAACTATCGCCATGAGGTGCGAGAACGGGGGGCAACATTGTCGGTGGGGCAGAAGCAGCTCTTGGCCTTTGCGCGAGCATTAGCTTTCGATCCACAAATTCTGCTACTCGATGAAGCAACGGCGAGCATTGATACGGAAACCGAGCTGATCATTCAAGATGCCCTGCAAAAGCTTCTCCACGGTCGAACCTCTATCGTGGTTGCGCATCGTCTGTCGACCATTCGCCATGCCGACAAGATTATCGTGTTGCATCATGGGAAGGTGCGGGAAGTAGGTACACATACCGAGTTGCTCTCGCGGAATGGCCTCTACCGCAGGCTTTACGAACTGCAATTTCGCGACGGTGCTCAAGGAGGGCAAGACACTTCCGAGAAGTCTTCCGCCCCTCTCATCGCGTCGACATAA
- a CDS encoding Acetylornithine aminotransferase has protein sequence MSSQHGDLHESFLRYVCQTSPFPTAFEVSHAKGCYLYDRAGRAYLDFISGISVNNLGHNHPAIQAAVMQQIERYAHTMVYGEHIQEPQVKLARALAEIAPENLNCVYFLSTGAEANDAALKLAAKLTGRRRFCAFHKAYHGDTVGAASCFGDESFRHPYQHILLPVTFLEFGKVDDLEKITEDIAAVLVEPVQGEGGIRVPLPSFLQSLRQRCTATGTLLIFDEVQTALGRVGDWFAATLFNVTPDLITMAKALGGGYPLGALVGEREMLRRFAAEPPFSHITTFGGHPVSCAAGLAVIRTIRSERLLSNARRMGKKLMEGLQKICLRDERVREVRGTGLMIGVELMDSQLARKVVTDCRERGLILETTLLDERVVRFSPPLIVSEQECSTALEIFETVLKEC, from the coding sequence ATGAGCTCGCAACACGGCGATTTGCACGAGTCATTTTTGCGCTACGTGTGCCAGACATCGCCTTTCCCGACTGCATTCGAAGTGAGTCACGCGAAGGGGTGTTATCTCTACGACCGAGCGGGGCGGGCATATCTCGATTTTATTTCGGGCATCTCTGTGAACAATCTTGGGCATAATCACCCGGCGATCCAAGCCGCGGTGATGCAACAAATTGAGCGATATGCCCACACGATGGTGTATGGCGAACACATTCAAGAGCCTCAAGTGAAGTTGGCTCGGGCTTTGGCGGAGATCGCGCCGGAGAATTTGAATTGCGTCTACTTTCTCTCTACTGGGGCCGAGGCAAACGATGCGGCACTTAAGCTTGCTGCAAAGTTGACCGGTAGGCGCCGGTTTTGCGCGTTTCACAAGGCTTATCACGGGGACACGGTGGGAGCGGCGTCCTGTTTTGGGGACGAGTCATTTCGCCACCCTTACCAGCATATCCTTCTTCCTGTCACATTTCTGGAATTTGGCAAGGTTGATGATCTGGAGAAGATCACTGAGGATATTGCAGCGGTGCTTGTGGAACCAGTGCAAGGCGAGGGAGGAATTCGGGTTCCATTGCCAAGTTTTTTACAAAGTCTGCGGCAGCGATGCACTGCTACTGGAACTTTGCTAATTTTTGATGAGGTACAAACCGCATTGGGACGCGTCGGCGATTGGTTTGCGGCCACTCTTTTCAACGTTACCCCCGACTTGATCACCATGGCAAAAGCTTTGGGCGGTGGGTATCCTCTCGGTGCCTTGGTCGGCGAACGAGAGATGCTTCGGAGGTTTGCCGCTGAGCCGCCCTTTTCGCATATCACCACTTTTGGTGGACATCCAGTCTCGTGCGCAGCTGGGTTAGCGGTGATCCGCACCATCCGCAGCGAGCGTCTACTAAGCAACGCCCGACGCATGGGCAAGAAGCTGATGGAGGGGCTGCAGAAGATTTGCCTTCGAGACGAGCGTGTGCGAGAAGTGCGTGGGACAGGGCTTATGATCGGGGTCGAGCTCATGGATTCTCAGCTTGCCCGCAAGGTAGTGACGGACTGTCGCGAACGTGGGCTCATCCTTGAGACTACGCTGCTCGACGAGCGCGTCGTGCGGTTCAGTCCCCCTTTGATCGTAAGTGAACAGGAGTGTAGCACCGCGCTCGAGATTTTTGAAACCGTTCTGAAGGAGTGCTGA
- a CDS encoding Pantothenate kinase type III, CoaX-like, translated as MLLTVDIGNTNIALGLFDGDSCVRFWRAASDTRRTVDEYAVLLEALLAHSAVDVQCIEGVVIGSVVPVLSDTLNDALQRVFGRVPFHVTYTVPMPVKNRYAKPNEVGVDRLANAVAGVELVGAPTIIVDVGTAITLDVVNKRKEYLGGAILPGLEMSAEALAKRTARLPRVAPHEPHHVIGRTTVESIRSGLLNGLVGSVDYLIERMWEELGYRTAVIATGGLAGLVTHRSRLVKESREDLTLLGLKRIFEFNHTKKILKARRTARNTGRA; from the coding sequence ATGCTTCTTACCGTTGATATTGGAAATACAAACATCGCTCTTGGGCTTTTTGATGGAGACTCGTGCGTTCGTTTCTGGCGCGCAGCCAGCGACACCAGACGGACAGTGGATGAGTACGCCGTGTTACTTGAGGCGTTGCTGGCCCATAGCGCGGTAGATGTGCAATGCATAGAAGGCGTGGTCATTGGAAGCGTCGTACCGGTACTCTCTGACACATTGAATGATGCCTTACAGCGCGTATTCGGACGTGTCCCCTTCCATGTCACTTACACGGTCCCGATGCCTGTCAAAAACCGCTATGCAAAACCGAATGAAGTGGGTGTGGACCGTCTCGCCAACGCAGTAGCTGGAGTTGAGCTCGTCGGAGCTCCTACAATTATCGTAGATGTGGGTACGGCTATCACGCTTGATGTGGTGAACAAACGAAAAGAGTACTTGGGCGGGGCAATCTTGCCCGGCCTTGAGATGAGTGCGGAGGCCTTGGCAAAACGTACCGCCCGCCTACCGCGCGTTGCTCCACATGAACCCCATCATGTCATTGGGCGAACAACCGTCGAAAGCATCCGCTCGGGTTTGCTCAACGGACTTGTTGGCTCGGTGGATTATCTCATCGAACGAATGTGGGAAGAACTCGGCTATCGGACGGCAGTTATTGCCACGGGCGGCCTTGCAGGCCTTGTGACCCACCGCTCTCGGTTGGTCAAAGAAAGTCGAGAGGACCTTACCCTCTTGGGGCTAAAGCGCATCTTTGAATTCAACCACACCAAAAAGATCCTCAAAGCACGTCGAACTGCCCGCAATACTGGCAGAGCGTGA
- a CDS encoding ATP synthase gamma chain, with protein sequence MAENLKALRRRLRTIRNTKQITRAMEMVSAAKLRRAQNALFAGRPYASKLTDVLARLSASGTVAHPLLAQRELRQRWLVVVTADRGLAGAFNAQIIKQAEQFLRENPENVALVCIGKKGFDYFRTKKWQIAWAVTDLNARISSQRANEIADRLMESFLNEETDEVLLLYNKFISTLVYRPALEPILPLRAITGQETETRSSVREYLLEPSPDAVLQALLPRFVRSKIFIMLAETFTAEHSARMVAMSGATRNCEELTDKLTLRLNKVRQAAITKEIIEIVSGAEALKA encoded by the coding sequence ATGGCCGAGAATCTAAAGGCGCTGCGGCGACGCCTGCGGACAATTCGAAACACCAAGCAGATTACGCGCGCGATGGAAATGGTTAGCGCGGCAAAGTTGCGCCGTGCACAAAATGCGCTTTTTGCAGGAAGGCCTTACGCGTCCAAGCTTACGGACGTGTTAGCTCGCCTCAGTGCAAGCGGCACCGTCGCACACCCCCTTCTTGCTCAGCGGGAGCTGCGGCAAAGGTGGCTTGTTGTTGTGACTGCCGACCGCGGGCTTGCCGGAGCGTTCAACGCGCAAATCATAAAACAAGCCGAACAATTCCTGCGGGAAAATCCTGAAAACGTAGCTCTCGTGTGCATTGGAAAAAAGGGGTTCGACTACTTTCGGACGAAGAAATGGCAGATTGCGTGGGCGGTGACCGACCTCAATGCCAGAATCTCCTCGCAACGAGCAAACGAAATCGCTGATCGCCTTATGGAGAGTTTCCTAAACGAGGAGACCGACGAGGTTCTGTTGCTCTACAACAAATTTATCTCCACACTGGTGTATCGGCCTGCTCTGGAGCCCATTTTGCCACTGCGGGCTATCACAGGGCAGGAGACGGAAACCCGAAGTTCGGTACGAGAATACCTGCTGGAGCCCTCACCCGATGCTGTCCTTCAGGCCTTGCTGCCGCGCTTCGTTCGAAGTAAAATCTTTATCATGTTAGCAGAAACCTTCACTGCTGAGCACAGCGCCAGAATGGTGGCAATGAGTGGGGCAACACGCAATTGCGAAGAGCTTACGGACAAACTCACGCTCAGGTTGAACAAAGTACGCCAAGCGGCAATCACGAAGGAGATTATTGAAATCGTGAGTGGGGCCGAGGCACTGAAGGCCTGA
- a CDS encoding Cell division protein FtsA — translation MGKKRIVTGLDIGTTKICAIQGYIDDKDQINIIGFAPRPSYGLRCGKVVDIEQTVASIQSAVQACEENSGYRIREVFVGIAGNHVRSLNVSGGIEIANPQRGVTEEDRRKVIQRTIEKLPRQEGETILHCIPNSYSVDDAHGVQNPIGMTGNQLTVHMHIVLADTFSMGNITRCIQRAGITPRETVLESLASAVATLTPEARKAGVILLDIGGGTTDIAVIDNDSVIFTGVVPCGGDNVTRDIYKVLHCSPEEAENLKIRSAQATSRGVDPTEVVEYTDVLADKTRTVSRAFLCEIVEAQLELIFTKVRDLLTAARIDQRLKAGVVLTGGTALLKGIEDVAGRVLDKSDEVVVRYPDCIHGLKNAVKSPAYSTCVGLVMGALRNDPLVAYPIHHENVVSRFIERMRRIFDTYFY, via the coding sequence ATGGGAAAAAAGCGAATTGTCACGGGGCTCGATATCGGTACAACCAAGATCTGTGCGATCCAAGGTTATATTGACGACAAGGATCAGATCAACATCATTGGATTTGCGCCCCGCCCCTCTTATGGTTTGCGTTGCGGCAAAGTCGTCGACATTGAGCAAACGGTAGCTTCCATCCAGAGTGCCGTGCAAGCATGTGAGGAAAACTCCGGCTACCGCATTCGCGAGGTGTTCGTCGGCATCGCCGGGAATCACGTGCGCAGCCTAAACGTCAGTGGGGGAATCGAGATTGCAAATCCCCAGCGTGGGGTCACGGAAGAGGACCGGCGTAAAGTCATTCAGCGCACGATTGAAAAGTTGCCGCGTCAGGAAGGAGAAACTATTCTCCACTGCATTCCTAACAGCTACAGTGTCGACGATGCTCACGGTGTGCAGAATCCGATCGGTATGACCGGCAACCAGCTCACAGTCCACATGCACATCGTCCTTGCGGATACCTTTAGCATGGGCAACATTACGCGCTGTATACAGCGCGCGGGAATTACTCCACGAGAAACCGTGCTTGAAAGTCTTGCAAGCGCTGTTGCGACTCTAACACCCGAGGCACGGAAGGCGGGTGTCATCCTACTCGACATTGGCGGGGGAACCACCGATATCGCGGTGATTGATAATGATAGCGTGATTTTCACTGGTGTTGTGCCATGCGGGGGCGACAACGTGACACGCGACATATACAAGGTGCTTCATTGTTCCCCTGAAGAGGCCGAAAATTTGAAGATTCGTTCAGCACAAGCAACTTCGCGGGGGGTTGATCCGACGGAAGTGGTCGAATACACGGATGTGCTCGCGGACAAGACTCGTACGGTCTCTCGCGCATTTCTTTGTGAAATTGTCGAAGCTCAGCTTGAGCTGATTTTTACAAAGGTGCGTGACTTGCTTACGGCAGCACGCATTGACCAGCGCCTCAAAGCAGGCGTGGTGCTGACAGGGGGAACCGCCCTACTCAAAGGCATCGAAGATGTTGCTGGTCGTGTGCTCGACAAAAGTGATGAGGTCGTGGTGCGCTATCCCGATTGTATCCACGGGTTGAAGAATGCTGTAAAATCCCCTGCCTACTCGACCTGTGTTGGTCTGGTAATGGGGGCACTGCGAAACGATCCCCTTGTGGCCTATCCAATACACCATGAGAATGTGGTAAGCCGTTTCATCGAGCGTATGCGACGAATTTTTGATACCTATTTCTATTGA
- a CDS encoding Cell division protein FtsQ, with protein MAYLAPKSKREVVRDVTSGRRAPKSRDHRGRRRRSPLLFLFYLIGTSLAVWAIAQASYQWVLDQPYFRLRTLKIVGVSKPLEDELRSLTSELLGPNPNLLAINLTKLQRDLAAYPKIRQPRVSISYPDTLLVSAAERVPVAIVSADGFYLVDREGYVVDRVRPAALREYDLPYITGIAGSEVEVGKQIPNVVLRRALELVETLRDRNPELYSWLSEVNLAKDPVAQFDNITARLRGGMEVRFGDKNPVEKLPALDFFVQQQKQQGNDPFSLAYVDLRFRNQIVYMDRATALALRAGLLEDIEATAKESEAAEKKKDSHADKTASNARSASFGGPASENQNPQTKRKSESVRSENRSRQAGNVEDGTIEFSHEPSVVSDLQPEVPQRRSRFFFWRRQASQTRQPILLAPVDDQSE; from the coding sequence ATGGCCTATCTCGCACCAAAATCAAAAAGAGAAGTGGTTCGTGACGTGACTTCGGGCCGTCGTGCACCAAAATCACGGGATCACCGTGGCCGTCGTCGTCGTTCGCCATTGCTGTTTTTGTTTTATCTCATTGGGACCTCCCTCGCGGTTTGGGCGATAGCGCAAGCTTCCTACCAATGGGTCTTGGACCAACCGTATTTCCGCCTCCGTACCCTAAAAATCGTGGGAGTATCCAAACCACTCGAAGATGAGCTTCGTTCGCTGACGAGCGAGCTCTTAGGTCCTAACCCAAATTTGTTAGCAATTAACCTCACCAAACTCCAGCGCGACTTGGCGGCGTATCCTAAAATCCGGCAACCACGCGTGTCTATTTCGTATCCCGATACCTTACTTGTTAGTGCTGCAGAACGTGTGCCCGTCGCCATCGTCAGTGCGGACGGCTTCTATCTTGTGGATCGAGAAGGATACGTTGTGGATCGGGTACGGCCTGCCGCATTGCGCGAGTATGATTTACCCTACATTACAGGAATAGCCGGTAGTGAAGTGGAAGTGGGCAAGCAGATTCCCAACGTCGTCCTCCGGCGCGCACTTGAACTGGTAGAGACGTTACGTGACCGAAATCCAGAATTGTATTCGTGGCTGTCTGAGGTCAACCTTGCGAAGGATCCCGTTGCCCAGTTTGACAATATCACAGCTCGTCTGCGGGGCGGAATGGAAGTGCGGTTCGGAGATAAGAACCCAGTGGAGAAATTGCCCGCGCTGGACTTCTTCGTGCAGCAACAAAAGCAGCAGGGGAACGACCCATTTTCGCTCGCGTATGTCGATCTGCGGTTTCGCAATCAGATCGTTTACATGGATCGTGCGACCGCGCTCGCCCTTCGGGCTGGGCTGCTTGAGGATATCGAGGCGACAGCAAAAGAGAGCGAGGCGGCCGAAAAGAAAAAAGATTCTCATGCAGACAAAACGGCATCAAATGCACGTTCAGCATCATTTGGCGGGCCAGCCTCAGAGAATCAAAACCCCCAAACAAAACGAAAAAGCGAATCGGTACGTAGTGAGAATCGTAGCCGACAGGCAGGCAATGTGGAAGATGGAACAATCGAATTCTCTCACGAACCCAGCGTGGTTTCTGATCTACAACCCGAAGTACCTCAGCGCCGTTCTCGGTTTTTCTTCTGGCGGAGGCAGGCCTCTCAGACTCGCCAGCCCATTCTTTTGGCCCCAGTTGATGACCAGTCGGAGTGA
- a CDS encoding high-affinity Na+/H+ antiporter has translation MLRRGRFYRALLLAVVTSVLYFFVTGQSPLGFASPTAGESVTTAPAMESSPHSSSTTGVPESKADKPHAAGLVEEVLIVLILILLAAKVGGDLFERFGQPAVLGELIFGMVLGNLSLFHMPFLSDSLDRIVHDPTVDLFITVIAEIGVILLLFEVGLEATVREMVSVGPSSLLVACLGVVAPVALGFLVGEIFLPQEPWTVHLYLGAVLAATSVGITARVLSDLGKMQLREAKIVLGAAVIDDVLGLIVLAAVQGIITAVNSGQEISLWAVAWIVVKALLFFILAIALGLTVSRKLFHWATYLRGKGILLTVTLIWCFAISYIAAKIGLAPIVGAFAAGLVLEEATFLNWEGREEPLEKLLKPVCDFLVPVFFVHMGMKVQLAVFAQWHVLGFALALTVAAIAGKQICALGVLEKGLKRMVVGLGMVPRGEVGLIVASIGAAMRTPEGHSVIATDTFSAIVIMVVVTTMMTPPLLKWALSRRNGKTA, from the coding sequence ATGTTGAGACGAGGCCGTTTTTATCGTGCGTTGCTGCTCGCTGTTGTCACAAGTGTGCTCTACTTTTTCGTGACAGGTCAAAGCCCATTGGGCTTTGCTTCCCCCACAGCAGGAGAGTCCGTGACTACTGCTCCCGCGATGGAGTCATCGCCGCATTCCAGTTCCACGACTGGGGTGCCAGAATCGAAGGCCGATAAACCTCATGCCGCGGGGCTGGTGGAGGAAGTCCTCATTGTCCTGATCTTAATTCTGCTCGCTGCGAAAGTGGGCGGCGATTTGTTTGAGCGGTTTGGGCAACCGGCTGTCCTGGGAGAACTGATTTTCGGCATGGTGCTCGGCAATCTCTCTCTATTCCACATGCCGTTTTTGTCCGACTCACTCGACCGCATTGTTCATGACCCAACCGTAGATTTGTTCATTACCGTCATCGCCGAAATCGGAGTGATTCTGTTGCTCTTCGAGGTTGGTCTTGAAGCCACTGTTCGCGAGATGGTGTCCGTTGGGCCATCATCGCTTCTCGTGGCGTGCTTAGGGGTCGTAGCGCCAGTAGCGCTTGGTTTTCTCGTGGGCGAAATCTTTCTGCCTCAGGAACCGTGGACAGTGCATTTATATCTGGGGGCAGTGCTTGCAGCCACAAGTGTTGGCATTACGGCACGCGTGCTATCGGACTTAGGGAAAATGCAACTGCGCGAGGCTAAGATTGTCTTGGGGGCCGCAGTCATCGACGATGTCCTCGGCCTCATCGTGCTTGCAGCGGTCCAAGGCATTATTACTGCCGTGAACTCTGGACAAGAGATCAGCCTCTGGGCGGTCGCGTGGATTGTCGTAAAGGCTCTCCTTTTCTTCATCCTTGCCATTGCTCTTGGATTGACTGTTTCACGGAAACTGTTCCACTGGGCAACGTATTTGCGTGGAAAAGGGATTCTACTCACTGTCACGCTAATTTGGTGCTTTGCGATTTCCTATATCGCCGCAAAGATTGGATTAGCTCCGATTGTTGGGGCTTTCGCAGCGGGGCTCGTACTCGAAGAAGCGACTTTCCTCAACTGGGAGGGGCGCGAAGAACCTTTGGAAAAGCTTCTGAAGCCGGTCTGTGACTTTCTTGTTCCGGTGTTCTTCGTCCACATGGGAATGAAAGTCCAACTTGCAGTATTTGCCCAGTGGCACGTTCTGGGATTCGCTCTTGCTCTCACTGTTGCAGCTATCGCCGGAAAGCAAATCTGCGCTCTCGGTGTCTTAGAAAAAGGGCTCAAACGAATGGTTGTGGGTTTGGGCATGGTCCCGCGAGGCGAGGTAGGACTCATCGTCGCGAGTATCGGCGCCGCAATGCGAACGCCCGAAGGGCACAGCGTGATTGCTACCGACACCTTCTCCGCGATCGTCATTATGGTCGTTGTGACCACTATGATGACCCCACCTCTCCTGAAGTGGGCTCTCTCTCGACGCAATGGTAAAACCGCATAA
- a CDS encoding Peptidyl-prolyl cis-trans isomerase PpiD: protein MVNGTTITERRFAAELALAIEQQQFSQIPSPTTSDEAAGLRAALAQPVLDQLIANVLIKQLAERRRVSVADAEVERAVNQTNEKLPPGRKLQDLAVSYGLTFDEIKDTFRALLLAAKIEDTFGRDERDPTPEELRNFLKSHPEANTPNEEIRVSAILLKLPNQATTETRERTRRLAERIVQELRGGADFCELAMNYSQDRASAPKCGDLGYVSRGKMDPEFDKVAFSLPIGKISDVVATPRGFYIILVREKHPTSARQAYRQFKKREAYLRWFEEEKRKAKIEKFL from the coding sequence GTGGTGAATGGCACGACAATTACGGAGCGACGTTTCGCTGCAGAGCTTGCCCTTGCGATCGAACAGCAACAGTTCTCACAGATTCCTTCTCCCACGACGTCCGATGAAGCCGCGGGATTGCGAGCCGCCCTCGCCCAACCGGTCCTCGATCAACTCATCGCCAATGTTTTGATCAAGCAGCTTGCAGAGCGCCGACGAGTTTCTGTCGCCGATGCAGAAGTAGAGCGTGCTGTCAACCAAACGAACGAGAAGCTCCCTCCGGGACGGAAGTTGCAGGACCTCGCGGTCTCCTATGGCCTCACTTTTGACGAGATCAAAGATACGTTTCGAGCGCTGCTTCTTGCCGCGAAAATTGAAGACACTTTTGGGCGTGATGAGCGAGATCCCACTCCAGAGGAGCTCCGGAACTTCCTCAAGAGCCATCCTGAAGCAAACACACCAAACGAAGAAATTCGGGTGAGTGCGATTTTGCTCAAGTTGCCGAATCAAGCCACAACCGAGACTCGTGAGCGGACCCGCAGGCTTGCGGAGAGAATTGTCCAAGAGCTGCGTGGCGGAGCCGATTTCTGTGAGCTTGCGATGAACTACTCACAGGATCGGGCTTCTGCTCCAAAGTGTGGTGATCTTGGTTACGTTTCACGCGGCAAGATGGATCCAGAATTCGACAAGGTCGCGTTCTCATTACCAATCGGAAAAATCAGCGACGTGGTGGCCACCCCTCGCGGGTTTTACATCATCTTGGTGCGCGAGAAACATCCTACGAGCGCTCGTCAGGCTTATCGTCAGTTCAAAAAACGTGAAGCCTACCTGCGGTGGTTCGAAGAAGAAAAACGCAAGGCAAAGATCGAAAAATTCTTGTAG